tcaattatttgaatTGTTAGAAATTAGACTTTTATTGTTAACCAGAGAAAGAAGAATTAAAGCCAGGGGGTGGATGGAAACATGCAAACTTAGTataaagaactttctaacaattctagttgtccaaaagtagaatggtctACCTCATTATGTAGTGAGTTGCCAATCACTAGAGCTCCTGAAGTGAAAGTCTTTGGGTGGCATTGAGAAAGAGTTCAGATTTCTGGtgactaaattatctctccagtcTTTCCAACTTAATGATTATATGATTCTGTGTTTAACACAAGGTCTTTAGTGTATCTATGAAAAATCTTTTAgctttatgtatatacacatacatacccacaaTGACAAAATTACAAATTTTTAGATTCAGTAGATGAGAAATTGTCATAGAAAAAAATCCCATAAATATTGCATATATCATGTCGAATGAATCATTAATCTTCAGTCTTTTACTATTTGCTATCTTCCCTGCTACCTATAAATACTTCCATATCTCCCCCATTCTTTGaaactgagaaaatatttattaataaacaattattagGGAGATGTAGGCTTTTCCCTTGTCCTATTTCCTTGCCCAAAGCCCAGactttgaaggacattactgactTCTGCCAAAAATTCACCCCACCTAGGCCATCTTATGTAGGTGAATTACTGCCTATTGgtgttctactcaggtttgggcagggataaattctttgaatagattgcccaaggctgggttTGTTGTTGCGGTTGTTGTATTTGTCTTTCATTtcagaagaggaccatgacatcagggaaatgatgacatgtcttgcagttgactttgatttgagtgagggagggcaatgcaaggtcactagcctcattttctcctccagggccatctgggtccagcggtcTGAttttcaccaggatgactggagacagcccaggatgcattaggagaccctgaatcttttaggctaaggtcttttcaggttctcactttgagtgaggtaacacccattcagtgagtaGGCCTCTAAGGCTGGGCAATTTAGAAATACATGACACAAAGTTAAATCCTCCAGCTCTTCATTAGAATGGCTCCacttctcattgtaatattcattcttatTGATAACCaaccagagttgattgccatcctcGGAAACAACCACTCTTTTAAGGGCCTATAAACTGTGAACCCACTGCCATGAGTTGTCTTTCATCCAAGAGATAGCCAAATGAccattccttttattaataaaattctaGCATTatattacccagaaactgtctctcgagctttttaaatgtcacaaagcaaaaaccaaaaactatGCACTTAGCCCTACTATCCTCTCTATTATCCTATATATTTCCTTCCCTAGAAAGCAAAACTCTTAAAAATGCCATCTCTACTCCTTGCTTTCACTTTCTTTGTGCTTACACATTTCTCTGCTACCCACTTAGATCATTGTTCAGATAAAATTGCTCTCTCAGAAATGACAGCAGGATACAgtatacttgagttcaaatattactTCTGTCAATGCTTCACTGATCTCAGGCAAGTCCTTTAAGCAGCAtagtcctcaatttcctcatctataaaaatgagtgaGGCCAAACTAGATGAGTGGTTGGTAAACTATGATCCACAGTCCAACTCTGGACTGCCACCTGTTTTTACATGGACTCTGACCTAAGAgtgatttttgtgtttttaaatagttgaaaaaaatcaaaggaataatATTTCCTTACATGAAAATTATATCAAATTCAAATGTCAGTGTCCATAAATGAAATATGATTGAAAACACAGCTATGCTCATTTAGCTCATTCATTTTCATactgtctatggttcctttctcATTACAATGGCAGAGTTGAATAGTTTAGGTCAATACTGTATGTGACAGTCTCATCTCTTCACACCACGGCTCAGAATACTACAAATCACATTGAGGTAGTTAAAATTCAACAGCATTTCAAGCGCCATGTTTATCACTGtatgatgacttttttttataGTGCATACCtgtcacgggcttccgaagccttccccccaagccccaggcctctgcctaagcaaaggacctgatctcgcggacaatgtacggggcgggagccgaacaagatggtgaatgactccatttattatttcagcaagcagcacatttatacctttagtgacgtaggtacactctttggttacgtgggtgaaagacaggtaaagctaatacacctgggtcctaggaccgccctgactccacctactctcctccccttctcttcccgcactacccaaagctccctgcgggcaggcagtccgggcaaagaccggaaactccacgtggtcaggcagccggaagttccacattctctgccagagagccggaagttccacgtggtctgGCAGGTCCGGGcacaggcaaagacctggaattgccagggaggcaacaaaggcgagacccctcctcctggctccacccacatcccaaagccctgagtctatctcggcaggcccctgggcctggaggtccgaggaggacagggctcagctctaactcggcccgcaACACATACCCATCATGTTAAAataagaaaagcagagaaaagtaGACTTTTAATATAATGTTTTTAAGGTACAGTGGCATGTGGATTATTTTATTATCAAATTGGATGGCAAAGTATTGTGTTTATTATGAAATGACACTATAGGTGTGCTaaaagaatacatatatacaaacattacTAGACTAACCACTCATTATATTCCAAACTGACTGGAAAACAATGgccaaaaaaattagaaaatttaaaatggaatACTCATCACAGCAAAATTTCTTTACAAATATGTAATATGAAAAAGAGGCTGAAaccaaagtaagtttctgagTGGTTTGTTTATTAGCCAGGCAAGGAATGCCATGTactaatgttgttgttcagtcatgtctaactcttcatgaccccatttggggtttccttggccatgatactagagtggtttgccatttccttctccagctcattttacagatgaagaactgaggcaaacagggttaagtgacttgcccagggtcacacagctagcaagtatctgaggccaaatttgaacccaggaacatgagtcttcctatcTCTCTATGCACCATATCCCCTAGCCACTCCTTTCCAATGAGGAATTATTTAAATCATATTTGACTAAAGCAAACTACAAACTTTCCCTGTTCCAAAActgcaaaggaaaataaatgtgtCACATATGAAGTAAGTACAGAGAATCCTacaaaataataagaaagaaatcCCATACAAATAACACTGGAGTACTTGAATATTTAGAGTTCTTATCTCTACTCTCAAGTGACTTTATACGCCCCTGtagtaagaatttttaaaagtcctcAAGCTTATGGCTCAAGGTCCAATTATGTGGATTTCATATAGCAGAGACTCTGCCTAAATCTTGCAACTTCATAAAAAGTGGCAAATAATGATCTTCATGGCCATGCAGAGAAGATAGGAGATTAAAAACTCAATCAGGGCAAAAACTTTCCATATACAATACTCAGAGCAATAGGCTAAACTTGAACAGAATGTTAGGGCCTGGTGAAAAGAGGACAAAAAACTCAGCTGAGACCagtgccccttcccccaattaaTAAGGACAGGAACTCAGGCCCAGCCAATCCCTATAGGTGTTGTTTTGAGTTAACTGCTCTAAAACTTGGTCTTTACAACCACAAGAGAACCACATAGACAAGAAACACACCAACAGATCTCTCCTAATGAGTACGATATCCTCTAGAGCATATTTGCTCTAGAGACCATCTCTCATCATAGCCCATTAAATTTGTACTATCCTCAAAGAATTTGCTCTTATTTGAAAGGTACATCTTCTGAACCACCAAGGAGACTTCCCTGCGGGAAGGGAGCATGTGAACCAgttttccattcttccctccccttctccccaactcctcttCCTGGTACTCTACAAGGACTTAAAATATGTTTTCTGCCTCCCGGTAAAGATCCTTGTGCTTTCTATGCTATCCACCTAGCCCAGTGGTTACTTCTCGGGCATCTCTTCTGTGTTGTACATTTGGAGTGGCTTCACTGGCTATGAGATCCTTTCCTGGTCTTTTCTGCATTTCAGGTGAGAAAGCAAGGGTTAAGATACAGATGAGCAAAAGAGGAAGGGGTTGCTGAAAGAGGAGAAGTTTGATTTTGAATGTTTCGAGGGAATTTATGTTCAGTACCTTCCTGATTTTGTCCTTTTGATTCAAAATCCCTCATCCACCAAGTATAATATTCCAGTACTTTCCCCTAGACAACAGAAATACTCAGATGATTTTCATTATAAGATATATCTCCCATCAACAACAGGTACTCCTCAGGAACTGGCATGGAACAAGTCCCAGTTCATAAACAACATCAGAAGATGAGTTCCTTTGCTCTATAAGAATCCCTTGTACAGCATTTACACCTATCTATACTTGGGAGGGTTTGGATATAGGGGCTTCCTCCACAGGTATATTTTTGCATTGAAAACTCATGTGGAGTTAAATGTCCTTCATACCTAGCTATTGTTCAAGGATAAAACAGCCCTATACAATGAGGGAACTGGTCTTTAGACTCTTCAAAAAATATTATGTcacaaaggcacaaagatgatCTAGGGAATAGCATTGACCAGGTAACCCCCACAATGGAGTTTCAAATGTCAGAAACCTGAGGAAAAAGCAACACACTTAATCCTTGGGTCAATGGAATTAGGTTAGAAAGAAACAGAGGGCCACAGGCATTTCACTGCATACCTTTGGGTCTGAGTGGCAGAATGGCAGTCTGATACAGGCCCCCAAAGTTTAGCTCCCTAAGATCACACAAGATCACTAGATCCTCCATGCCCTTTCCTATCTCTGCTGTTTATCAAACCAGTCTtagactttcttttcttctgaaacAGGCTAGAGAACAACTGTACACAGTTGTTAAAGCAGAATATGAAATTAACATTCTCTAGAACCAAGAAAAGCAAACATTTCAAGTTGGTTAGGTAAATAATAAGAGTGAAGTGCAGTTGGTTGTTGAAAGATGAAGGGCAGGGAGGAAAGACAGGGAATGTGGCATGGAGTAtcccttaaaagaaaaatttggagTACTTTGCATtctatgtgtctctctgtccacttttaaaagaaaatatgtcatAGTCACACTACCAGAGAGGTCTTCTACCCCTCTAGCATCATATCTTTCTGTTCTTTAGCTCTGCTAATACATGAGGTAGACATGTATTGAGATAGATTGACCCTGGAGGAATTGACACTGCTTACAGAAATCACCCAAGCTGTTGGAAGAAATTCAAGGGTACCTAGGAAAACACCTCCTTAATACCAACACTCTTTGGGAACAATGCAGAATAATATAACTCTCCTATTACACTCATCTACAGAAGTCAAGAACAAAACCCATCACTATCCTAGAAGGTCAAGCTCTAAGATAGTCTCTCCCCTAGCTCCCAGCATAATGAATTAGGTCAGAACTAGTTATCTCAAGGAACTGCTGATTCTTCTTGATTATTCACCTCTTGGTCCCTCAGCCCTCAACACCCTCAGGACCCTACTATTGTCACCCAGAACCTATAAACTTCTCCCTGTCAAGAATCATGAGCTTCTTGTGGTGAATTCTGAGGATACTCCCTGAGATCTTCttgtgattaattttttttgtcactaGAAAAACTAGGGCTTGAGAAATGCCAAtatggaaaaaattaatttttccaaTGGATTCCCATCCTCAAGTCATTTCCCCTGTCTATAGAATATAGTTGAGCTCCATCAATAGCAAGGACTCTCCttttcattaaagagatggttgatGAGCgcttagaaatgtaaacagtGAGAACTAGGAGCTAATATAAGCTCCATCAAGGAAAAAGTTGTGAGGATTGACCTAATTTATATTTGTAACAGGGTTACTAGACTTATAGATCTGAGAAATTTCCATGGAAATTCTAGATTTCAacaagaaatttgaaaaaaattctaacaatAGCCATGTGAACAAGACAGATGTGAACTGCAGGGAAGCATAGTTAGATGGATCCAGAGATGTTTGAATAACTAAAATCAAGGACTGGTTGTTATTGTTAGAGAAAGCATGGGTGTGTGTGGAGGGAGCAGCctagtgagtgtgtgtgtgagtgtgtgtgtgtgtgtgtgtgtgtgtgtgtgtgagagagagagagagagagagagagagagagagagagagagagagagagagagagagagagagagagagagaaaaagagagagagaggagaatgtCTACTGGAATACTTTCAGAAATCTCTGACCTTTGTCCCATATCAATTAAACCAGAtgtgcacaacttggcagtagataggggccaaaattaaaataggctaaacttcttcagctGCAGATGGGTTAGAGACTGACGATTGGTTGCCATGGAtcacgtgacaaacaggagagagtttGCAGTGACCActctacatttttctttatttaaaattttttttaattaattaattaatttttattttttaatattcagttccacaaacttttgagttttaagttttctctgcctccctcctctccctcctccttaagatggcatgcaatctgatataggctctacatatatattcatattaaacatattttcacattagtcatattgtagagaaaaattagaacaaatgggatgaaccacaagaaagaagaaacaaagcaaaacaaaaaagagagagacagcaaataatatgcttcaatctgcattcagactttgtagttctttctctggatgtagatagcattttccatcatgagtcttttggagttgtcttagaaccttgcattgctgagaaaagctatatctatcaaagttagtcaacacacaatgtggctgtaactgtgtacaatgttctcctggttctgctcacctcactcagcatcagttcatgtaaggctttccaggtttttctgaagccctcttgctcatcgtttcttatagcacaatagtattccattacattcatataccacgacttgttcagccattccccaattgatgggcatccctacaatttccaattctttgccaccacaaagagagctgctaaaaatatttttgtacgtacgggtccttttcccacttgtatgatctctttgggatacagccctggaagtcAAAAGGACAAAGggcatgtacatttttatagtcctttgagcatagttccaaactgctttccaaaatggtaaCCTTACATTTTTCACGGACTGCCTGAAATTCTTTGGCCATATATTGTGCAGGCCTGCATTAaacattttaatcaatgattTTGATGAAGGCATAGATAATCTGAAATGTGGGAAAATGGCTAACACCCAAGTATACTAAAAATAAGGCTAATACAAATATACTTTTTAGAGCTGGCAAGTCTCTCTCTTGTTTGGCTTTCCAATCACagacttattttcttcttcaggagGCACATGAGATATTAAGTAGTCAGAAGTAAACTAAGTAGAAATGTACCCCAGGAAGTCCACAAAGGTCTTGATCTTTAGCAATAAGCCCTCATCTAGAACATCTTTAAAGTAGAGTAGATCCATCTGAAAGTGGTCCTCACCTTGAACAAGTATCCTAAACACTAATTTATCTTTGGAATATTCAACAATTACTTATTGAGTGTGACCATATACTATCCCTAGATAtcggggttacaaagacaaagaagaaatagcACCTatactcaaagagcttatattctattggtatAGTCTTAGTGTAGTTTGGACTTGTGGATATAATCCCCAAAACCAAATTAACATATCATATGCCTGATTAACATGGATGTATCCATGACAGAAAAGTGAGAATGTCATCTAAATAAACACCAATGAATTATTTGGAGTCTGTCatgaattatagaatctcagacttACAAGGGAACTCAGGTTATCTTGCTAGGTGGATGGTTCTGTACTAGGAAGTATGAAACTAAATGGTTGTTGTCTCTTATAATATAGAATCTAGTagagaattaagaaaaagaaggtaaaatgtaagaaaatgaacaattatcagaaaaagagatccagTAACTAAAAGTTGGTGTGTCTTTATAATACAAAGGACTGTCTGACAATTTTAACATATCAGAAAACTCCAACATAGCTCCAttaggcctttgtttcctttgatctgataaattaaattgttttccttagtcAGTGTTTTGATTCAGGGAAAACATTTGTCCTCCATGTTATTGTCTGACAGTCAGTCATTAAATTTGTTTTGACATAAGAAGTATAGGTTGGACAGTAAAGTATATGCCAAAGTAAGAagtgaaggggggaggggggagttaaTGCTTTCAAAAGTGGATTTAgaattgaattttattaatttgttgCCATTTCTGACAATTCTATTTGACTCAATTCAATGAGACAGCTTGATGGGAGAGGTACTGAATGACTGTATAAAGGCAAATGTCCTTATTTTCAAGAATGGTTGTAGCAAAGTTTATAAATTATAAGTGAGTGACCTttaattcctgatataaatccaaaCATATGGttaaagggatggtttgtgaGCAGTTAGAAAGGTTATGATAATAACTGAAGCCAATATGGTTTCATCATGAGTACATGATACCAAATTCACTTCAGCTGCTtttttgtaagaaatgataaatctgAATTTACTGATGTGATTAATCGAAGACCATTCTCTGTCAAATTCCCAAAATACGAACATCACATTATAGGTTTAGATCTATAGATGACTTTAAGTTTCAAGTACATTACTATCCTTTTGTAGTTGAGtagactgaggtccagagacattaagtgatttgcccaaggtcacccaagtagCAGAAGATAATTAGAACTCATATCCTCTTACTTCAAATCCCCTGTTCTTTTCACTAAACAACATGCAGTGTAAGTTCTGGGTCAGAGGACTTAAGTCAGTCTGGTGGTTCAGGTTAGGGATTACAATAAAATGAAACACTCATAgaccctataagaaaggaagtttaCATATCAATAACAgagaatagatgcttaataaggaGCATTGATCTGACTGGGTGAAATTTCACTGCTTCCACATTTGTCATTGTGGTATACCAGTGAGAAGAAGGATGTAGCAAGTCTGAGGTAGGAGCCTCTGTCATCTTGTGAAATGACTTTTGTAATTAGGAGATCAGGAAGCTATGCCACTGATTCAACCTTAGTCCTCTAAAAGCAATTAAGTTCCAAACATgttttcaataccttttaaatgAGATATTGTTCCTATGACACATCACTCTTTTGTGGCAAGGTCCTAAATGTTTCTATAGAACCTTCAACAACTTAAATGTCCATAGGTTAATTACTGGGTAATCCTGACTTCAGGGATATGATAATCTGGACATAGGCAGTCCTGGAGGATGAAACTAGTacaggtaaaagaaaaacaaaacaaaaagttagCAAAAAATACAAGCAATGCAATATGAAGGAATGACTGAATATAGAGGAGCATAAAGATCAGAAATCCCAAGCTTTATCTCTTCACTTCAGAAGGGCCAAATTTTAGATCTTATGATTTAGTCCATGTGGTGGGTGAAGTGAAACCTTTACAATTCATAATGGGCCTTCAGTTGTTAAGCTGTGATGATGATCAGGAGCAGCACCACGGAGGGCCATAGTGCAGATGATGACATTTCTTACAATTCATTGGTTTGTAATGAAAGTAAATAGGTGTAAAACCTCTCTCCAACTGAGAAACTCTATAGGTTATGGGTAAAAAATGGATCAGAGGCAGTTTAGTATTGAAAGGAAATGTGTAGCTGGCACAACAAAGGTGACGAACATTAGATTCTCATACTGAAATAGACAATGAGCTAACAATTTTAACAAGGAACAGTCTTATGTGGAGGAATAATATTCACTGTGATTACCTTTCCAAAGTCACTTTCCTATGTGCCAGTGTGGAGTTCCTGAAATATAAACCTCCTTCCCTTTGTAGGAAACTCATACAGGAGGTGCCTCTGGTACCCACATAGGAAAATCTTTCATACAGTTTGACATCCTTCCTTTGCTGCTATTTTGGTCCATAGAAACTAGTATATATGAGAATCTTTAGTACTGTGAAGGCCCAAACTTGGGATTGAGTCCCATGTGAAGTGATTCTCCTTCTTAAATATCCTTACTCTTATACTCAGTCAACTCTGAAAGCATCTCACCAACACTAGATGACCTGTAGATTTTAACTCTTCCAGAGAAACAATCAGAAGCCTAAGTGTTGTGTAAGGAAATAAATACATATGGTTAGTTAGTAATATCCATTCCCATCTAATTCTTCAAGCCCAGGCTTGTCTTTCAGTAATCAAGAAACCAGAATATGAGCAATGTTTCCCTACATGCATCTCAAGGCTCTTATAGGGAAGTATCAGCAAGATGAAATAAGATTACAATTAAGAAGACTAATTTTGAAGTCCTCCTTAGTTTtggtgggaaaaaaatcacctgcATAATTATGTAAGGGGATAGACTTAGTCTAACAGCTGTTcatatgaaaaggaagaaaaggttttGCTTGATTCTGAGCTCAATATAAGATAAATTTCACGTGGATGCCCCAAAACTAAATACAATCTAAGACTCCACCATAGCAGGTATAATACTGTTGATAACCAAAGAAACTAAAAGATACATGGAAGAGTGTGGTGGTCAGGCCACATGTGGGATATTGTACTCAGTTATTAACCTTACtgaattttaaaatctcaaaaaatTAATGTTTGAAAGGAACATTAAGAAAATAGAACACATTCAGAGGAGGGTAAACATAATGGTGAGGAATTTGGGAAATATTAATTATGAAGAAGGTTAAATGAACaggaaatgtttagcctggaaaagagaagatttgaggAAGATGTGTAAGGTGTCTTCAGGTATTAGAAGAGCTGTTATGTGTTAGAATAGGGGGGaactggactagatagcctctaatgtcctttccaacaTTCGATTCCCTAATAATCTAGGTTACCTCCTCATATCAAATACCTGTTggctcattggaaaaagcaccaAAAAATCATGggtcagaccaaccagacctgggtGACAGAATTCTTATTCCTGGGACTTTCTGATGACCCTCAAACTCAGCTTCTACTCTTCATATTATTCCTGGTCATCTACTTGATTACTGCACTTGGAAACTTGCTTCTCATCATTCTGGTTCTGGCTGACTCAAAGCTCCAAATGCCCATGTACTTTTTTCTGTGCAACTTATCTGTAGCTGACCTCTGCTTCTCTACTAGCATTGTTCCCCAAGCCCTAGTCCATATGCTGACCAGGAGAAAGTTAATCTCTTTCATTGGTTGTGCAGCTCAGCTTTTCCTATTCCTTGTTTTCGGATGTGCAGGATGTGCACTGTTATCTGTGATGTCCTATGACCGGTACTTGGCAATCTGTGACCCCATGCACTACCCTCTCATCATGACAAGAAAGGTGTGTATCAAGTTGGCTTTGGGGTGCTGGGTAAGTGGTGTGCTAGTGTCAATAGTGGACACGACATTTACACTACAAGTCCCCTATCGAGGAGACAATAAGATCCCTCATTTCTTTTGTGAGGCCCCAGCCCTCCTGGCTCTGGGATCTGCCAACACCCACAGAGCAGAGACAGTCATTTTCTTAATGGGTGTGGTGATTCTTCTTGCACCAGTATCCCTGATCCTGGTCTCCTATGGCTCTATCATAGTAACTGTGGTCAGGATGAAGACAACCTCAGGGAGACTCAGGGCATTCTCCACTTGTGGATCTCATCTCATTGCAGTCACCATTTTTTATGTATCAGCAATCATGACCTATATGACACCTAAGTCCTCTAAGGAGCAAGGGAAGCTTGTATCTATTTTCTATGCTGTGATAGCTCCCATGTTTAATCCCCTCATCTACAGCCTGAGGAACAAGGAAGTGAAGAGGGCATTCAGGTACACCATCATCAAAAGACAACCTTGTAAACTTTGATCCTCTCAATATAGTCGATTTTGGTAATGTACTTCATCTTCAAAGATTACTATATGGTCTCCTGTGGGGGCAGACAATGTCTTTTCTCTTAGGAATGTGGAAATAGAGGGAATTTATGTATTATGCTCTAAATAGCTGTGTGTATACCTATGTAAATTATTATGGAtagaatgtatatatattttatatttgtaacgTGTCTCAGTTGTGGGGAGAGGTATGAGGTAATGAAAATTTGGGTAGTTATTTTAATgtggagaattaaaaaaataatttggagttATCAACATGATACTGTGAAAACAGCACCACTTTTTGAATTGTagaacatgagttcaagtcccaactcttaTGGTTTCTACCTGTAATA
This region of Trichosurus vulpecula isolate mTriVul1 chromosome 3, mTriVul1.pri, whole genome shotgun sequence genomic DNA includes:
- the LOC118844304 gene encoding olfactory receptor 2D2-like; translated protein: MGQTNQTWVTEFLFLGLSDDPQTQLLLFILFLVIYLITALGNLLLIILVLADSKLQMPMYFFLCNLSVADLCFSTSIVPQALVHMLTRRKLISFIGCAAQLFLFLVFGCAGCALLSVMSYDRYLAICDPMHYPLIMTRKVCIKLALGCWVSGVLVSIVDTTFTLQVPYRGDNKIPHFFCEAPALLALGSANTHRAETVIFLMGVVILLAPVSLILVSYGSIIVTVVRMKTTSGRLRAFSTCGSHLIAVTIFYVSAIMTYMTPKSSKEQGKLVSIFYAVIAPMFNPLIYSLRNKEVKRAFRYTIIKRQPCKL